From a region of the Aythya fuligula isolate bAytFul2 chromosome 29, bAytFul2.pri, whole genome shotgun sequence genome:
- the PRKAG1 gene encoding 5'-AMP-activated protein kinase subunit gamma-1 isoform X1: MEDPGPGLGPGPAAGSPAEQSPPGLEGEPRRGAYTAFMKSHRCYDLIPTSSKLVVFDTSLQVKKAFFALVTNGVRAAPLWDSKKQSFVGMLTITDFINILHRYYKSPMVQIYELEEHKIETWREVYLQDSFKPLVCISPNASLFDAVSSLIRNKIHRLPVIDPDSGNTLYILTHKRILKFLKLFIAEVPKPEFMAKTLEELRIGTYDNIAVVRTSTPIYVALGIFVQHRVSALPVVDDSGRVVDIYSKFDVINLAAEKTYNNLDVTVTRALQHRSHYFEGVLKCYKHETLETIINRLVEAEVHRLVVVDESDVVKGIISLSDILQALVLPEGSKP, encoded by the exons ATGGAG GATCCAGGCCCCGGCctcggccccggcccggccgcggggagcccggcggagcagagccccccggggctggaAG GGGAGCCTCGCCGCGGCGCCTACACCGCCTTCATGAAGTCCCACCGCTGCTACGACCTCATCCCCACCAGCTCCAAGCTCGTCGTCTTCGACACTTCCctgcag GTGAAGAAGGCTTTCTTCGCGCTGGTCACCAACGGCGTGCGGGCTGCCCCGCTGTGGGACAGCAAGAAGCAGAGTTTTGTGG GCATGCTGACCATCACCGACTTCATCAACATCCTGCACCGCTACTACAAGTCACCCATG GTGCAGATCTACGAGCTGGAGGAGCACAAGATAGAGACGTGGAGAG AAGTCTACCTGCAGGACTCCTTCAAGCCGCTGGTCTGCATCTCCCCCAACGCCAG CCTCTTCGACGCCGTCTCCTCGCTGATCCGCAACAAGATCCACCGCCTGCCCGTCATCGACCCCGACTCCGGGAACACGCTCTACATCCTCACCCACAAGCGCATCCTCAAGTTCCTCAAACTCTTC ATAGCGGAGGTCCCCAAGCCCGAGTTCATGGCCAAGACGCTGGAGGAGCTGCGGATCGGCACCTACGACAACATCGCCGTGGTGCGGACCAGCACCCCCATCTACGTGGCGCTGGGCATCTTCGTTCAGCACCGCGTGTCCGCCCTGCCGGTCGTCGATGATTCGG GGCGGGTGGTGGACATCTACTCCAAATTCGACGTTATC aaCCTGGCGGCCGAGAAGACGTACAACAACCTGGACGTGACGGTGACGCGGGCGCTGCAGCACCGCTCCCACTACTTCGAGGGTGTCCTCAAGTGCTACAAGCACGAGACGCTGGAAACCATCATCAACCGCCTGGTGGAGGCCGAG GTGCACCGGTTGGTGGTGGTGGACGAGAGCGACGTGGTCAAGGGCATCATCTCTCTCTCTGACATCCTGCAAGCCCTGGTTCTCCCAGAGGGCTCCAAGCCCTGA
- the PRKAG1 gene encoding 5'-AMP-activated protein kinase subunit gamma-1 isoform X2: MKSHRCYDLIPTSSKLVVFDTSLQVKKAFFALVTNGVRAAPLWDSKKQSFVGMLTITDFINILHRYYKSPMVQIYELEEHKIETWREVYLQDSFKPLVCISPNASLFDAVSSLIRNKIHRLPVIDPDSGNTLYILTHKRILKFLKLFIAEVPKPEFMAKTLEELRIGTYDNIAVVRTSTPIYVALGIFVQHRVSALPVVDDSGRVVDIYSKFDVINLAAEKTYNNLDVTVTRALQHRSHYFEGVLKCYKHETLETIINRLVEAEVHRLVVVDESDVVKGIISLSDILQALVLPEGSKP; this comes from the exons ATGAAGTCCCACCGCTGCTACGACCTCATCCCCACCAGCTCCAAGCTCGTCGTCTTCGACACTTCCctgcag GTGAAGAAGGCTTTCTTCGCGCTGGTCACCAACGGCGTGCGGGCTGCCCCGCTGTGGGACAGCAAGAAGCAGAGTTTTGTGG GCATGCTGACCATCACCGACTTCATCAACATCCTGCACCGCTACTACAAGTCACCCATG GTGCAGATCTACGAGCTGGAGGAGCACAAGATAGAGACGTGGAGAG AAGTCTACCTGCAGGACTCCTTCAAGCCGCTGGTCTGCATCTCCCCCAACGCCAG CCTCTTCGACGCCGTCTCCTCGCTGATCCGCAACAAGATCCACCGCCTGCCCGTCATCGACCCCGACTCCGGGAACACGCTCTACATCCTCACCCACAAGCGCATCCTCAAGTTCCTCAAACTCTTC ATAGCGGAGGTCCCCAAGCCCGAGTTCATGGCCAAGACGCTGGAGGAGCTGCGGATCGGCACCTACGACAACATCGCCGTGGTGCGGACCAGCACCCCCATCTACGTGGCGCTGGGCATCTTCGTTCAGCACCGCGTGTCCGCCCTGCCGGTCGTCGATGATTCGG GGCGGGTGGTGGACATCTACTCCAAATTCGACGTTATC aaCCTGGCGGCCGAGAAGACGTACAACAACCTGGACGTGACGGTGACGCGGGCGCTGCAGCACCGCTCCCACTACTTCGAGGGTGTCCTCAAGTGCTACAAGCACGAGACGCTGGAAACCATCATCAACCGCCTGGTGGAGGCCGAG GTGCACCGGTTGGTGGTGGTGGACGAGAGCGACGTGGTCAAGGGCATCATCTCTCTCTCTGACATCCTGCAAGCCCTGGTTCTCCCAGAGGGCTCCAAGCCCTGA